The Afifella aestuarii DNA segment CCGCCCGGGCAGGAACTTCAGAGTTGCTGGGTTAGGCGTTTCTTCGGTCTGGATGAACATCGAAACCTCATCGCACGCGACAAATGCGCGCCTTCACGTCGTGGACCGGAAATGGACCCGGCGCCCCTCTTCGTCAAGGGCGGCGCAACGAGCAGCATCTCGCGGCAAACCCCTGATCCGCCTGCCGAAGCGGCAGCCCGTCAGGCAACGAGGGCGAGAACGAAGCCGTCCCAACCCTTGGCGCCGACGGTCTGGATCGCCGTCGCGGAGAGCCGCGGCTCTTCACCGATCATCTCCAGGAAGCGGCGCGTGCCGACGACACCCGGCTCGGAGGATTGCGGGTCTCTCACCTTCCCGTCGCGCACGACATTGTCGCCGAGGATGACGGTGCCGGACCGCGAAAGCTTCAGCGCCCATTTAAGATAGGCCGGGTTGTTCGGCTTATCCGCGTCGATGAAGATGAAATCGAAGGGGCCTTCTCCCTCCTCGACAAGGCGCGGCAGCGTCTCGAGCGCCGGGGCGACACGGATCTCGACCTTCTCCGCCAGCCCGGCGCTGGCGATGTTGGCGCGCGCCACCCCGGCATGCTCTTCCGCCGCTTCGAGGCTCACGAGACGGCCATCGTCCGGAAGGGCACGGGCAAGCCAGATCGTCGAATAGCCGCCGAGCGTGCCGATTTCGAGAATGCGTTTCGCTCCCGCCATGCGGGCGAGAAGGTGAAGGAGTTTGCCCTGGGCCGGGGAGACATCGATCGCCGGGAGGCCGGCCGCCTCGTTGGCGGCGAGCGCCGCCCGAAGCGCGTCATCCGACCCCACGACGGTCGCTTCGAGATAGCTGTCGACCGCCTGCCATTCCTTTGTCGTCATCGTTGTCTCCCGCTCGGCCGTCAGACTATGCGGATGGGCTGTCCCGAGGTCCAGCCTGAGCGAGACCTGCGGGCGGCTTCAACCCTTCGTGAGGAGCCCCGATTCCCAGCCGAGCATGGCGCGCTTGCGGGTGATGCCCCAATGATAGCCGGTGAGCGCGCCCTTCGCCCCGACGACGCGATGACAGGGCACAACGAAAGAAATCGGATTGCGGCCGACGGCGGCACCGACGGCACGGGCCGCCTTCGGCCGTTCGAGCTTTTTCGCCAAAGCGCCGTAGCTCGTCGCCGCGCCCACCGGAATTTTGAGGAGGCTCTCCCAGACGCGCACCTCGAAGTCGGAGCCGATGAAGACGACGCGCAGAGGCTCCTCGGCTCGCCAGGCGGAGGGTTCGAAGACGCGCTCGGCATAGCGCGCCGTCGCGTCCGGGGCATGGCGATAGCGGGCCTGCGGAAACCGCCCCGTCATTTCGGCAAGTGTCGCCTCTTCCTCGCCCGGATCGGCGAATGCGAGGCCGGCGAGGCCGTAATCCGTCACCAAAAGCAGAGCCTTGCCGAAGGGCGAGGCGTGGAACCCATAGGCGATCTCCAGCCCCTCGCCCCGGCTCTTATATGCACCCGGCGTCATGGCATGGTGGGTGACGAAGAGATCGTGCAGGCGCCCAGGACCCGAAAGGCCGAGCTCGTAGCTCGCGTCGAGAAGATTGGCGGATTGATCGAGAAGCCGCTTGGCGTGATCGAGGGTGACCGCCTGCAGAAACCCCTTCGGCGACAGGCCGCACCAGCGCGTGAAGAGCTTGTGCAGGCGCGTCGGGCTCATGCCGACCTCGGCGGCGATCTCCTCAAGTTCCGGCTGGTCCCGGTAATTCCGGCTGAGATAGGCGATCACCGCGCAGACGATTGCGTAGTCGGTCTCGGGGTTCGCCGGGTCGCGGTTCGTCGGGTCACTGGGCGTCATGGAAGAAGCAAGGGGGCTGTGCATGGTCATAGCGGTCCTCCAGGCTGTACGATGACCGCGCTTCGACGCCGCTGCCACCCGTTTCTTGCGCACCGGGCGGTGGACTAACCCGCCTCCATCATGGTTTCGGCAAAGGCAGGCGGACGCCTGACGGCATGGAGCGCGTCGCGCAGCGCATCGGCAAGGCTCGCCCGGTCGTCGGGATTGAGGAATTCACCGATTGTCACGTTCTCGCCCCGGCTGACGAGGTGAAGGCGCACCACGCCTTCGTCTTCGAGCTCGCGCACCTCCAGCCGGCTCCAATAGGGATCGAGCCTCAGCTCCCGCGCCCGCCCGTTCGGGGCGACCTTGCGGATCAGGAGATCTCTGCGGCTCACGGTCACGTCCTCGAAGGCACGGCCGGAGCGGTAACTGAGCGCGAAGGCGCCCCACAAGATCAGGAAGTCGAGGCCGAAAAAGGCGCCGATCGGCCAGGCTCCGAGACGCCAGAACAACAGGCCGGACAGAAAACAGGTCGCGCCGAAGACCGCCATGACCGCAACGAAGCCCCGCGGGCCGAGCGAACGGTGCGGCGTCAACGTGACCGAAAAGATCTCCGCGTCGCCGGACGTGGCGACAGGCGCGTTGCTCTCATTCATTTGGAATGATTATAGGGAGAAGATGGGCAAAAACACGAGTGTCAAAAGGAAGAAAGCGGCGCCCGCCGCCTCCCTCCTATCCAAAGACGAGATCGTCACCTTGTTCTCGCGGCTGAAGGCGGAGCGGCCGGAGCCGACGAGCGAGCTCTTGCACACCGACCCCTACACGCTGCTCGTCGCCGTGGTTTTGTCGGCGCAGGCGACGGATGCCGGGGTCAACAAGGCGACGAAAGAGCTCTTCCGCGTCGCCCCGACACCGGACAAGATGGTGGCGCTCGGCGAGGAGGCCGTGCGCGAGCACATCAAAACGATCGGGCTTTACCGCAACAAAGCGAAGAACGTCGTGGCGCTGTCGCAGCAGCTCATCGACGAATATCAGGGCGAAGTCCCGCCGAGCCGGGAAGCGCTGGAAAAGCTGCCGGGCGTCGGGCGCAAGACCGCCAATGTCGTCATGAACGTCGCCTTCGGCGAAAAGACCATCGCCGTCGACACGCATATTTTTCGGGTGTCCAACCGGACGGGGCTCGCGCCCGGCAAGGATCCGCTCGCCGTGGAGCTGATGCTCGAAAAAGTCGTGCCCGACGATTTCAAGCTCCACGCCCATCACTGGCTGATCCTGCACGGGCGCTATGTCTGCGTGGCGCGCAAACCGAAATGCCCCGATTGCGTCATCGCCGATCTCTGCCGTTACGGGGCGAAGACGGAGCCGGCCGGATTGGTGCTGGACAAGGGATAAGCGGTCCGATGTGACCGCGCGGCTCTTTCCTTCGTTTCTGAAAGGGGGAAGGCCGGCACCTGTCACCCACCCCCCGACGAAAAAGCAGCCACTGAAAAAGGCGGCCCGAAGGCCGCCTTTCCCGAAGCCCGTGTCGGCGTCGATCCTGTCTCTTACTCGCCGAGACCTTCGAAAAGCGGCGTCGACAGATAGCGCTCGGCGAAGGAGGGGATGATCACGACGATGTTCTTGCCCGCAAATTCCGGCCGCTGACCGAGCTTCACGGCAGCCGACAGGGCCGCGCCTGAGGAAATGCCGACCGGCACGCCTTCAAGCTGCGCCACGAGGCGGGCATATTCGAAGGACTCGTCATTGGTCGCCGGAATGATCTCGTCATAGACCGACGTGTCGAGAACCTTCGGGGCGAAGCCTGCGCCGATGCCCTGAATCTTGTGCGGGCCGGGATTGCCGCCGGCCAGAACCGGGCTGTCGGCCGGCTCGACCGCAACAATGCGGATATCGGGCTTGCGCTCCTTCAGCACCTGGCCGGTGCCGGTGATGGTGCCACCCGTGCCAATGCCGGCCACGAGAGCATCGATCGCGCCGCCGGTATCGTTCCAGATCTCCTCGGCCGTCGTCTTGCGGTGGATCTCCGGATTGGCCGGATTGTCGAACTGCTGCGGCATGACGGAATTCGGCGTCTGCTCGAGAAGCTCCTCCGCCTTGGCGATGGCGCCCTTCATGCCCTTCGGCCCTTCGGTGAGGACGAGCTCGGCGCCCAAGAGCGCCACCATCTTGCGCCGCTCGATCGACATCGTCTCGGGCATGACGAGGATCAGCTTGTAGCCCTTGGCGGCCGCTGCGAAGGCGAGCGCGATGCCGGTGTTGCCGGATGTCGGCTCAATCAGCGTGGTCTCGCCGGGCTTTGCCTTGCCGTCGCGCTCCAACGCTTCCAGCATGGCAACGCCGATGCGGTCCTTGACCGAGGCGATCGGGTTGAAGAATTCGAGCTTCGCCAGAAGATTGGCTTTAACGCCCTTCTCCTTGGCGAGCTTGTCGAGGCGTACGATCGGCGTGTCGCCGATCGTCTCGGTAATCGAATTGTAGATGCGGCCACGACCCGGCTTGCGGGCAGTGACGTCGCGCTGAAGCGCCTGATCGTTCATGGCGTCCTCCGTCGGAAATTTCGGAAATCTCTAGGCCAACAACCTAGGCCCCGCCGCTGTTCCCGGCGAGGTGCAGCTCCGCAATTCGGACCGCCACGAAAGAACGCCATTTCAGAAACACACCCGCGGGGAGCACCAGATTCCATTTCGGCAAAGCACACATGCGTACTGAAGTTTCAGGGCGCCGGCGTCCCGCGACGATGCCTTATCGGCGGCGGCGCTCGATCATGTCGGTGGCGAGCGCCGTCGCCACGCCGAAGATGATATGCATGCCGAAGCGCTTGCCGGCCTGACCCTCGGGAGCGCGAAAGCGGCCATGGGCGATGCCGACCGCACGGCCGAGGCCCGCCGAGGTCACGACATGCAGGAGCGCGCCGAAACCCGCGCCGAGGAGCGCCGGCGAAACCGTCGGAAAGCGCTCGCGAACAACCGAATAGGCCTGACCGAAGCCCGCGGCGGCGAGGAGATGGTTGCCCTGGGCCGATGCCCAGACACGCGCATCGTGCCGGCGCGAGAGGGCCTGCGAAGGCCGATCGAAAAGCGCCTCCTCCTCTTCAGGAAGCGCGATGTCGGCCAATCCGCTTTGACGGCCGGCCGCGATCACGGCGGTCACGATCGCGCCGCCGATGAGGCCGCCCAACATGGCATTGATGGTGCTAGTCAAGGGCTGCTCCTTTTCTTCCGCCTCATGGTTGTCGATACCAACTGCCGGGCTCCCCAAAAGGATGCACGAGGAGCTTCCGGGCAAGAAACGCCCCGCTCACAGCGTCGTGTTTCCTCCCGGGTGGTGCGGGGCGGGTCAGCAGCCGAACACTGCAAAGCCATGCGCCGGCACCACGGCGACACGGTCCGTGCCGTCACCTTCGAGGATCGCCTCGCCCGCAAGCAGCTCACGCGCGGTCGGGACTGGCAGGCGGGCGGGCGCCTCCTGCAGATTGAGGGCGACGAGAATCTTCTCTCCCTCCGCGGCGCTCTCATAAACGAGGGCCTCGTTTTCGAGGTGGTGCACCGTGACCCGCGCGCCGTGCAGCCAGGCATGGCGCCGGCGAAGGCCGATCAGCTCCTGATGCAGGCGGAAGATCGGAGCTCCGAGGCCTGAAAGCTCACCGGGGCTGTCGGGAAACGCCGGGCGGATCGCATCATCGCCGCCGATCCGATCTTCCTTGATGCCGCGGAAGGCCTGTTCGTCGCCATAATAGATGAAGGGCGTGCCAGGCAGGGTGAGGAGGAGCACCAGGGCATGCGTCAGATGACGCTCGTCGGTCAGCTTGGAGGCGATGCGTGTCACGTCGTGATTGCCGAGGAAGGTGACGGGCACGAAATCGTCCAAGAGCGCATCATTGCGCTCCAAGGCCCAGGCCAGCTCGAAGAAATTGCGGTCGTTGAGGGCGCTCCATAAGGCCTTCCACAATTCGTACTGGGTGAGCGAATCAAAGCCCGATTCCCGGACGATGGCCGGGTAGTCGCCGTGAATGACCTCGCCGAAGATGAAGGCGTTCGGGTGCTTTTGACGAAGTTCGGGCAGGATCTTTGCCCAGAACGCCGGCGGCACCGCATAGGCCGCATCCAGGCGCCAGCCATCGGCGCCGCGCGCCAGCCAATGATCCATGACCGAGGCGACGTATTCTGCCACCACCGGCTCGTCGTGATTGAGTGAGACGAGCTGATCGTGGCCTTCGAAATTCTCGTATTGCGGCTCGCGCCCAGGCTGCCAGTCCTGCGGCCATGTCAGGCGAAACCAGGCTGCCTTGTCGCTTTGCGGACCGTGCTCGATCACATCGCGGAAGAACGGGTGGTCACGGCCGACATGGTTGAACACGCCGTCGAGAATGATCTTGAGGCCGCGGGCATGAGCCTCGTGGACGAGGCGATCGAAGTCGTCCTCGTCGCCGAGGCGGCGGTCGACGGCAAAATAATCGAGCGTGTCGTAGCCGTGCGTGGCCGACTGAAAAATCGGCCCCAGCGCAAGTGCCGACGCGCCGAGCTCCACGGCATAGTCGAGGTAGGTCTCGAGCCGCGGAAGGCGGTGCGCCACCGGCGCCGCGCGATCATTCTCCGCCTCAGAGCCCGCAAAACCCAGCGGATAAACATGCCATGCAATGGCGTGTCTCACCCAATCGACCATGCTTCGCCCCTTTTCGCGTCAGCCTGTCGTCGTGCCACCGCAAAGAGCGCGGTCCCGAGATTTGACCACCCCTACGCGGTCGAAAGAACCCGCACGCGGCCCAAGAAGCGGGCAAAGAAAAAGGCCGGCTCGCTGTGAGCCGGCCTTCCGGAATTCTTGGATGCGGCAACGCGGCCGCATCCTGGTGGGCTGTCGCTTACTCGGCCGCGGCGCGAGCCTGGTCCAGCCAATCGTTCCACTCTTCCTGGTGGCCCTTGATCCAGGCATCAGCGTGACGAGCGATGTCTTCCTCAGAATCCTCGCCATCACGCATCAGAAGGTTTTCAGCCGAGATGTCATTGGCCGAAATCTTCATGAGGGAGAAGAGCTTCGCAGCCGCCGGATTGGCTTCCGCAAATTCGCGGTTGGCAGCGATCTTCTGCTCGTTGGCCTGGAAGCCGTAGTTGGAGCCATCCGGCAGCGAGGTGTCGACGTCCTTGCGCTCACCCGGAAGCGAGGAGAACGGCACGTTCAGCCAGACAACGTCTTTGCCCGGAACGAGCACGCCTGAGACCCAGTAAGGCGTCCAGGTGTAATAGAGGACCGACTCACCCTGCTTGTAGCGGGTGATCGTGTCGGCGATGATCGCGGAATAGGAGCCCTGCTTGTGGGTGACCGTGTCGCGCAGGTCGAACGCATCGAGCTGATGCTCGATCACCTTCTCGCAGCCCCAGCCCGGGGTGCAGCCGGTCAGATCGGCCTTGCCGTCGCCGTCATGGTCGAAGAGCTTGGCAATCTCCGGATCCTTGAGCTGGCCGAGATTGGTGATGTTGTGCTCTTCGGCCGTCTTCTTGTCGATCAGATAGCCCTGCAGCGCACCCGGTGAGTAGACGCCTTCGCGGTAGATCTTATCCGTACCGCCAGCTTCCTCGAAGAAATCCTTGTGCAGCGGATCCCAGCTGTCGGCCATGAAGGTGCCGTCGCCATTGGCGAGCGCCACATAGGCCGTCGCATATTCCAGCTCCTTGATCGGCTGGACGTCGTAGCCCAGCTCTTCAAGCGCCTTGTTGACGAGAACGGTCTGGAACGTCTCCTCCGCGATGGAGGATTTGAGCGGAATCACTTCCACGCCTTCGCCCGGCTTGTCCTGGGCAAGCGCAGAGCCCGCTGCGAGTGCGGCCGTGAGGCCGGCAGCAGCCGCAAGCCCGCGCAAGGCTTTCGGTGTCATCGGGTAGTTCATGATGTGATCTCCCTTCGGGGTTTTCATCGTGGCCGCAGAGCGGCCGTTTCTGCAGGTCCGGCTGGGTGCCGCCGGGCCTACGCTTCTTTGGGGTCGGTTTTCGCCTCCTGCGACGCGGCAGAGCCACGTCCGGTGAGGCGGCGCACCAATCCAACAGGACCGGTTTCGTACCATGCGACATTGCCGCGGTCCCGCTTGGTGATACCGAGCGACTGTGTCATCCGATCGATGATGATGGCCAAAAGTACGATGCCGATGCCGCCGACGGTGGCAAGGCCCATGTCGAGCCGGCCGATGCCGCGCAGAACCATCTGACCGAGGCCGCCGACCGCGATCATCGAGGCGATCACCACCATCGACAGCGCCAGCATCAGCGTCTGGTTCACGCCGGCCATGATCGTCGGCATGGCGATCGGCAGCTGCACCTTGTAGAGGAGCTGCCGCTTCGAAGAGCCGAAGCTCTTCGCCGCCTCGATCAGATCGCCCGGAACCTGGCGGATGCCGAGATTGGTGAGGCGGATCAGAGGCGGCAGCGCGAAGATGATCGTCACGATGACGCCCGGCACGTTGCCGATACCGAAAAGCATTACGATCGGCACAAGATACACGAAGGCCGGCGTCGTCTGCATCGCATCAAGGATCGGGCGGATGATCTTCGCCGCTCGGTCGTTGCGCGCCAGGAAGATGCCAGTCGGCAACCCGATCAGAATGCAGAAGAAAACGGATGTGAACACCAGCGCCAGTGTCACCATGCTCTGGTCCCAGGCACCGATCGCGCCAATGAAGGTCAGAGCGATCACCGCGCCGATACCAAGCCGTGGTCCTGCCGCCTGCCAGGCGAGCAGACCAAGGAGGACGATCATGATGACCGCCGGCACGCCGAGAAGCGCGCTTTGAATGGCCGACAGCACCCAGTCGATCGGCAGGCGAACGGCCTGGAAGATCGGGCGGAAATTGGCGACCACCCAGTCGAGGAGGTGCTCAACCCAGTCTTCGATCGGAATGATCGCCCGATCGAACGGATGCATGATATCGAAATGGTGCTGCGGCGGGGGGGCCGCCTGGCTCAACCAATCCGGGGTCGAAGAGCCCGCCCCGGCTGGAACGCCGGCATCGGTGCCGCCGCTCGCGCCCCAGGGATTGGCCGCTCCGGCAGCCGCATCAGCGCCCCCGGAGGCGGCTCCGTCTGGTGTCTGTGCAACAGCGTCGGCGCCGGAAGAGGCCGCGCTGTCAGCACCGCTTTGGGCCGACGAGGCCCATGGATTGCTGGTCTCAGGCATCTTGCGCGGTCTCCCTGTCCAAGGCTTGCAGAAGCAGCGCCCTTGAGACGACGCCGAGATAGCGCCCATTGTCGTCGACCACCGGCAGGCCGCAGGGCGCGGCCGCAACGGCGCCGATGATCTCTCCGATCCGCGTATCCGCCTTCAAAGGCTCGATATCGGGGAGGAAGGCATTCCGCAGTTCGGGCTTTCCCGATTTCACCTGCTCTTCGAGCGAGGCCGCGGAAACCACGCCGTGGAAGTGCTTGCGGCGATCGAGGACATAGGCGTAGTCGCGGTCGGCCTTGCCGATACGCTGCAGAATGCTGCGGATCTGGCCGTCACGCTCCACCGTCGTCACCTGTTCCCTCACGGCCACGTCACCGGCGGTGAGGACGTTCGACACGTTCACGCCGCGGAAGAAGGAGGCGACGTAATCATCGGCCGGATTGTTCAAGATCTCATCAGGTGTACCAACCTGCACGACGCGGCCGCCTTCCATGATGGCGATGCGATCACCGATGCGCATGGCCTCGTCGAGATCGTGAGAGATGAAGATGACGGTGCGCTTCTGCTCTTCCTGCAACGTCACCAGCTCATCCTGCATCTCCGTGCGGATCAATGGATCAAGGGCAGAGAACGCCTCATCCATCAGAAGGATGGACGGATCGACAGCAAGCGCGCGCGCCAGACCGACGCGCTGCTGCATGCCGCCAGAGAGTTCGTTGGGGTAACTGTCGCCGCGGGCCTCAAGCCCGACCTGGGCGAGCGCAGTACGTGCCCGCTCCTCGCGCTGCGCTGCCGGTACGCCGGCCAGTTCCAGCCCGAAAGCCGCGTTCTGCACCACAGTGAGATGTGGCAGCAGTGCGAAGGATTGGAACACCATGCTGATGTGCTTGCGACGGAAATGCATGAGCTCCTTGTCGGACATAGCCGCAATGTCGGAGCCCTTGACGATGATCTCGCCAGCGGATGGATCGATCAGCCGGTTCAACATGCGCACGAGCGTCGATTTGCCGGAGCCGGAAAGCCCCATCACAACAAAGATTTCGCCCTCGTGAACCGTAAAACTGGCGTCGCAGACGCCGACCGTCATCCCCGTCTTCTCGTAAATCCCGTCTTTATCGAGTCCCTCGCGGTGGAGGGAGATCGCCTTAGCGGGGTCGTCGCCGAAAACCTTGAAAAGATTTTTGACAACAAGCGTCTCGCTTTCGCTCAAGTCGCTTGGTCCTTTGCGATTTCAACTAAAAGAGGATTGGGTAGCAGGACAGGTATGGCCGAGGGGCTAGCGAGTCAACAGTTAGCTGCCATCTTTCCGCCTCAATGGAGCCAAGATCGGCGGCTTCCCGGGGCTGCGCGCCGCCTCGAAGAGGGGCGCACAAATTGCGCATCACGGAACAATTTTCATCTCGTGAAACGAGTGCGCGCGGTCTTGTGAATCGATGCGGCGAGGTCAGCCCGTCGAGCCGAAACCGCCCTCACCCCGCTCGCTAAGGCCCGAAAACTCTGCCACTTCCTGCAAACGCGGGGTCAGGACCGGCACGAAAAGCATCTGCGCGATGCGCTCTCCGGGCTCGATCAGAATTGCCTCCCCCGAGGCGTTGCGGTTCCAGGCGCTGATCATGATCGGACCGTGATAGTCCGCGTCGATCAGCCCCACACCATTGCCGAGCACAAGACCCCGTTTATGCCCGGCCCCGGAGCGCGGCAGGATCAGAGCTGCAATGTGGGGGTTGGCAATCGAAAGAGCGAAGCCCGCCGGAATGAGCACCGCGGGCGCTCCGGCATCGAGCGTAAGAGGCGCTTCGAGACACGCCCTGAGATCGACGCCGGCCGCCATTGCGGAATGCGCGAGCGGCAGGCCCCAATCCCGGAGACGTTCATCCAGGATCTTGATTTCAACGCGGGGCGACGCATCGACGCTCATCAGCATTCTTCCTCATCACAGCCGGACATGGCTCATCAAGGCCGGACAGGACGCCGGCGCGTCTGGCGGCAGGCGCTCTTCGCAGGCCATCCCGATCGCCACGGCGTTGCAGGAAGGGTCTCGCGGGTCAAGGGAGCAGACGCCGGACATCACATTTGCAATTTTCTGAATGTGATCCATGTGGTGGGCGTCAGAAACAAGAGAGGATACGATGCGCCATTCCGCAAAGCCCGCCGTCACCGCTTTTTTCGATAAGCGAACGTTTTCCGTGCAGTATGTCGTGGCAGATCCCGCAACGAAGCGCTGTGCGATCATCGACCCGGTGCTCGATTACGACGAGAAGTCCGGGGCGACCGCCAACTTCAACGCCGACAAGATCCTCGCTTTTATCGAACGCGAAGGGCTCGTCGCGGAGTGGATCCTCGACACGCATCCGCATGCCGACCATCTGTCGGCCGCCCATTACCTGCAGGAAAAGACCAGCGCTGCCCGCGCCATCGGTGCGCACGTCACCGACGTGCAGAAGCTCTGGAAGGACCTCTACAATTGGCCGGATTTTCCGGCTGACGGGAGGCAGTGGGATCGGCTCTTCGCCGACGGCGACGATTTCCGCATCGGCGAGTTGGAAGGCCGCGTCATGTTCTCTCCGGGCCACACGCTTGCCTCTGTCACCTACGTGATCGGCGATGCGGCCTTTGTCCACGATACGCTGTTCCAGCCGGATTTCGGCACGGCGCGGGCGGATTTTCCCGGCGCCGATGCCGCAACGCTTTGGACCTCGATCCAGGAGATTCTGAAGCTTCCCGAGGAGACGCGCCTCTTCACCGGCCACGATTACATGCCGGACGGGCGCGAGCCGCAATGGGAATCGACAGTCGGCGAACAGAAGGCGAAGAACAAGCATCTGCAACAGGCGCAGACGCAGGCTGCCTATGTGGAACTGCGTAACAAACGCGACAAAAGCCTGCCGATGCCGAAGCTCATCCTGCACGCGCTGCAGATCAATATGAACGGCGGGCGCCTGCCGGAGCCTGAGGCGAACGGTCGGCGCTATCTCAAAATTCCACTCAACACGCTCGAAGGCGCGGCCTGGGATTAGGGCTTCAGGCCGCGCTTTCCTCCTCACACAAAGGCGTCACCACTCAGGTGATGACGTCGGGCTCGGTGCGGCCGGTGTGCTTTTCGATGCCGGCCACCTCGCCCGCGGCGGTGATGATCTCGGCGAGCGCCTGCTGCGGTTCCTGAGTGTGATCGCCGCCCGCCGGCTCGAAGCGCTCCAGGTAGACACGCAAGGTCGCACCCTCCGTGCCGGTGCCCGACAGCCGGAAGACGGCGCGGCCGCCGCCCTCGAAGAGGATGCGAAGCCCCTGATGCTCGGCGAGGGAGCCATCGATCGGGTCATGATAGGCGAATTCGTCGGCGCCTTCGATGGTGAGGGAGCCGGCTGTCTCACCCTTGAGAGAGCCGAGGCGTGCCGTCAGCTCCGACATCAGCGTTTCCGCACGCTCCGTCTCGATCGCCTCATAATCGTGGCGCGTATAGTAATTGCGCCCGAAGCGCGCCCAATGCTCGCGCACGATCTCGGGAATCGACTGACGGCGGACGGCGAGGATGTTGAGCCACAGAAGCACCGCCCACAGACCGTCCTTCTCGCGCACATGG contains these protein-coding regions:
- a CDS encoding bifunctional helix-turn-helix domain-containing protein/methylated-DNA--[protein]-cysteine S-methyltransferase — its product is MTPSDPTNRDPANPETDYAIVCAVIAYLSRNYRDQPELEEIAAEVGMSPTRLHKLFTRWCGLSPKGFLQAVTLDHAKRLLDQSANLLDASYELGLSGPGRLHDLFVTHHAMTPGAYKSRGEGLEIAYGFHASPFGKALLLVTDYGLAGLAFADPGEEEATLAEMTGRFPQARYRHAPDATARYAERVFEPSAWRAEEPLRVVFIGSDFEVRVWESLLKIPVGAATSYGALAKKLERPKAARAVGAAVGRNPISFVVPCHRVVGAKGALTGYHWGITRKRAMLGWESGLLTKG
- a CDS encoding O-methyltransferase, encoding MTTKEWQAVDSYLEATVVGSDDALRAALAANEAAGLPAIDVSPAQGKLLHLLARMAGAKRILEIGTLGGYSTIWLARALPDDGRLVSLEAAEEHAGVARANIASAGLAEKVEIRVAPALETLPRLVEEGEGPFDFIFIDADKPNNPAYLKWALKLSRSGTVILGDNVVRDGKVRDPQSSEPGVVGTRRFLEMIGEEPRLSATAIQTVGAKGWDGFVLALVA
- the cysK gene encoding cysteine synthase A, coding for MNDQALQRDVTARKPGRGRIYNSITETIGDTPIVRLDKLAKEKGVKANLLAKLEFFNPIASVKDRIGVAMLEALERDGKAKPGETTLIEPTSGNTGIALAFAAAAKGYKLILVMPETMSIERRKMVALLGAELVLTEGPKGMKGAIAKAEELLEQTPNSVMPQQFDNPANPEIHRKTTAEEIWNDTGGAIDALVAGIGTGGTITGTGQVLKERKPDIRIVAVEPADSPVLAGGNPGPHKIQGIGAGFAPKVLDTSVYDEIIPATNDESFEYARLVAQLEGVPVGISSGAALSAAVKLGQRPEFAGKNIVVIIPSFAERYLSTPLFEGLGE
- a CDS encoding DUF2244 domain-containing protein; its protein translation is MNESNAPVATSGDAEIFSVTLTPHRSLGPRGFVAVMAVFGATCFLSGLLFWRLGAWPIGAFFGLDFLILWGAFALSYRSGRAFEDVTVSRRDLLIRKVAPNGRARELRLDPYWSRLEVRELEDEGVVRLHLVSRGENVTIGEFLNPDDRASLADALRDALHAVRRPPAFAETMMEAG
- the nth gene encoding endonuclease III encodes the protein MGKNTSVKRKKAAPAASLLSKDEIVTLFSRLKAERPEPTSELLHTDPYTLLVAVVLSAQATDAGVNKATKELFRVAPTPDKMVALGEEAVREHIKTIGLYRNKAKNVVALSQQLIDEYQGEVPPSREALEKLPGVGRKTANVVMNVAFGEKTIAVDTHIFRVSNRTGLAPGKDPLAVELMLEKVVPDDFKLHAHHWLILHGRYVCVARKPKCPDCVIADLCRYGAKTEPAGLVLDKG
- a CDS encoding alpha-amylase family glycosyl hydrolase, with protein sequence MVDWVRHAIAWHVYPLGFAGSEAENDRAAPVAHRLPRLETYLDYAVELGASALALGPIFQSATHGYDTLDYFAVDRRLGDEDDFDRLVHEAHARGLKIILDGVFNHVGRDHPFFRDVIEHGPQSDKAAWFRLTWPQDWQPGREPQYENFEGHDQLVSLNHDEPVVAEYVASVMDHWLARGADGWRLDAAYAVPPAFWAKILPELRQKHPNAFIFGEVIHGDYPAIVRESGFDSLTQYELWKALWSALNDRNFFELAWALERNDALLDDFVPVTFLGNHDVTRIASKLTDERHLTHALVLLLTLPGTPFIYYGDEQAFRGIKEDRIGGDDAIRPAFPDSPGELSGLGAPIFRLHQELIGLRRRHAWLHGARVTVHHLENEALVYESAAEGEKILVALNLQEAPARLPVPTARELLAGEAILEGDGTDRVAVVPAHGFAVFGC
- the proX gene encoding glycine betaine/L-proline ABC transporter substrate-binding protein ProX codes for the protein MNYPMTPKALRGLAAAAGLTAALAAGSALAQDKPGEGVEVIPLKSSIAEETFQTVLVNKALEELGYDVQPIKELEYATAYVALANGDGTFMADSWDPLHKDFFEEAGGTDKIYREGVYSPGALQGYLIDKKTAEEHNITNLGQLKDPEIAKLFDHDGDGKADLTGCTPGWGCEKVIEHQLDAFDLRDTVTHKQGSYSAIIADTITRYKQGESVLYYTWTPYWVSGVLVPGKDVVWLNVPFSSLPGERKDVDTSLPDGSNYGFQANEQKIAANREFAEANPAAAKLFSLMKISANDISAENLLMRDGEDSEEDIARHADAWIKGHQEEWNDWLDQARAAAE
- the proW gene encoding glycine betaine/L-proline ABC transporter permease ProW; the encoded protein is MPETSNPWASSAQSGADSAASSGADAVAQTPDGAASGGADAAAGAANPWGASGGTDAGVPAGAGSSTPDWLSQAAPPPQHHFDIMHPFDRAIIPIEDWVEHLLDWVVANFRPIFQAVRLPIDWVLSAIQSALLGVPAVIMIVLLGLLAWQAAGPRLGIGAVIALTFIGAIGAWDQSMVTLALVFTSVFFCILIGLPTGIFLARNDRAAKIIRPILDAMQTTPAFVYLVPIVMLFGIGNVPGVIVTIIFALPPLIRLTNLGIRQVPGDLIEAAKSFGSSKRQLLYKVQLPIAMPTIMAGVNQTLMLALSMVVIASMIAVGGLGQMVLRGIGRLDMGLATVGGIGIVLLAIIIDRMTQSLGITKRDRGNVAWYETGPVGLVRRLTGRGSAASQEAKTDPKEA